The following proteins come from a genomic window of Aequorivita marisscotiae:
- a CDS encoding META domain-containing protein, whose product MKFQFLAIVLASFSLFSCGTTQNNAMINTTESTSENTITETHWVLETLGGEKIDAFKYGNPIGFKLNDKENRINGFSGCNSFFGNYSLEAGNRISFSSLGATKMACLTLAFNEADLLEVFNLADNYSISGDKLSLNVGKRAPLAVFKKATETEPITEKYWKLKTLEGQEVKMAKNQEKEIYFMLKTDDNKVVGFAGCNTFSGNYTLQEGNRIQFSQMATTMMACPDLDINEAEFLKVFELADNFTIQDDVLSLNVGRRAPLAVFEAVYFN is encoded by the coding sequence ATGAAATTTCAATTTTTAGCAATTGTGCTCGCATCCTTTAGCTTATTTAGTTGCGGTACAACCCAAAACAATGCAATGATCAATACAACAGAATCCACTTCAGAAAATACAATTACAGAAACGCATTGGGTACTAGAAACGCTTGGAGGCGAGAAAATTGATGCTTTTAAATATGGCAACCCAATAGGTTTTAAGCTAAACGACAAAGAAAATAGAATTAATGGTTTTTCAGGCTGCAATAGTTTTTTTGGAAATTATAGCTTGGAAGCCGGCAATAGAATTAGTTTTTCGTCTTTGGGAGCAACAAAAATGGCATGTTTAACCCTTGCTTTTAACGAAGCCGATTTACTGGAAGTATTTAATCTAGCCGATAACTATAGTATTTCTGGCGACAAACTTTCGCTAAACGTTGGAAAAAGAGCTCCACTGGCCGTATTTAAAAAAGCAACGGAAACGGAACCAATAACTGAAAAATACTGGAAATTAAAAACATTGGAAGGGCAGGAAGTAAAAATGGCTAAAAACCAGGAAAAGGAAATTTACTTTATGCTGAAAACCGACGATAATAAAGTAGTTGGATTTGCCGGTTGCAATACCTTTTCGGGAAACTATACCTTGCAAGAAGGTAATCGGATTCAGTTTTCGCAAATGGCAACTACAATGATGGCTTGTCCAGATTTAGATATAAATGAAGCCGAATTTTTAAAAGTGTTTGAGCTGGCAGATAACTTCACTATTCAGGATGATGTGCTGTCGCTTAATGTAGGTCGCAGAGCACCCTTGGCGGTATTTGAAGCGGTTTATTTCAACTAA
- the recO gene encoding DNA repair protein RecO has translation MVVATKAIVFSAIKYSEADLIVCCYTEIAGVKSYLLRGILKSKRGKLKASYFQPLTQLELIADHKNKGTLEYIKEAKVAVPYQSLHTDIVKSGLVMFLSEMLKNCIREEEPNTALFAFMERAFQWLDANEAIANFHIFFLMQLSLYLGFFPDASNIEEKYFNIIDGNFQATDTSKYCLEGTQIENFKLFFNLDYNTLHTVKLSKKQRKELLDLLLAYYSFHVQGYQKPKSLAVLNQLFS, from the coding sequence ATGGTAGTTGCTACCAAAGCCATCGTATTTTCGGCAATAAAGTATTCAGAGGCAGACCTTATTGTGTGCTGTTATACCGAAATTGCAGGTGTAAAAAGCTATTTGCTTCGCGGTATTTTAAAATCGAAAAGAGGAAAGCTCAAGGCCTCGTATTTTCAACCACTCACCCAACTCGAACTTATTGCAGACCATAAAAACAAAGGTACTTTAGAATATATAAAAGAAGCTAAAGTTGCTGTTCCGTACCAATCTTTACATACCGATATTGTGAAGTCTGGTCTGGTTATGTTTTTATCTGAAATGCTAAAAAATTGTATTCGTGAAGAAGAGCCAAATACAGCACTTTTTGCTTTTATGGAACGCGCTTTTCAATGGTTGGATGCAAATGAAGCCATTGCCAATTTTCATATATTCTTTTTAATGCAACTCAGTTTGTACCTAGGTTTTTTCCCGGATGCTTCTAATATTGAAGAAAAATACTTCAATATTATAGATGGAAATTTTCAAGCTACAGACACATCTAAATATTGTTTGGAAGGAACGCAAATTGAAAATTTTAAACTGTTTTTTAACTTAGATTACAACACTTTACATACAGTAAAACTCTCAAAAAAACAGCGAAAGGAATTGTTGGATTTGCTTTTAGCGTATTATAGTTTTCACGTTCAAGGGTATCAAAAACCGAAATCATTGGCAGTACTTAACCAGTTGTTTTCGTAA
- a CDS encoding PLD nuclease N-terminal domain-containing protein, which translates to MIFLSTIGVWQIVLIIVILIITVLPILALINILQNEFTSQNKLIWVLVVLFLPLFGSVLYFALGNEHKLKKRS; encoded by the coding sequence ATGATATTTCTTTCCACCATAGGCGTTTGGCAGATTGTACTAATAATTGTAATATTGATTATTACTGTACTGCCTATATTGGCTTTGATAAACATATTACAAAATGAATTTACATCCCAAAATAAATTAATTTGGGTATTGGTCGTATTATTTCTTCCGCTGTTTGGATCTGTTCTTTACTTCGCCTTAGGAAACGAGCACAAGTTGAAAAAACGGTCCTAA
- a CDS encoding serine hydrolase, giving the protein MKTFFQKTIALTVMFFGITSLINAQALSSSQIDSLVQKTMKTFDVPGMAVAVIKDGKIYHKNTYGVRSLKTNAEVNENTLFGVASNTKAFTTAALGKLVDAEKLSWDTKVTDIIPEFKLYDAYVTDQFTVRDLVTHRSGLGLGAGDLMVFPASNTTTKDEMIHNLRYLKPVSSFRSKYDYDNLLYIVAGEIVARISGKGYDDYISENFFKPLKMERSFLSIPKIKADDNRIDGHAPVNGKLELTADTFTQIATPAAGIYASINDMCTWVQAQLNEGKYGEELQKSLFSKKVHNEMWTPQTIVRGGRGAYNTHFTAYGLGWFLSDVNGYFQVTHTGGLLGIVSQVTLLPELNLGIIVLTNQQSGAAFRAITNSIKDGYFNIKNKDRIEQYNERRLAGERREDSITKQVAADIKASLNSKTPKPSTKNIVGTYKDPWFGGVQISDQNGTLRFSAEKALDLKGEMIFYKGTTYVVRWDDPALKADAFLNFTFNTEGKANGFTLSAISPLTDFSYDYQDLEFTRIK; this is encoded by the coding sequence ATGAAAACCTTTTTTCAAAAAACCATTGCCTTAACCGTTATGTTTTTCGGCATTACTTCACTCATAAATGCACAGGCACTTAGTAGCTCGCAAATTGACAGTTTGGTACAAAAAACCATGAAAACGTTTGATGTTCCCGGAATGGCGGTTGCTGTTATAAAGGATGGAAAAATATATCATAAAAATACCTACGGCGTGCGTTCGTTAAAAACCAATGCCGAAGTAAACGAAAACACTCTTTTTGGCGTGGCATCAAATACAAAAGCTTTTACCACCGCCGCCTTGGGAAAACTAGTTGATGCGGAAAAACTTTCATGGGACACCAAAGTAACCGATATTATTCCTGAGTTTAAATTGTACGACGCATATGTAACCGACCAATTTACCGTTCGCGATCTTGTAACCCACCGCAGCGGGCTAGGTTTGGGCGCTGGAGACTTAATGGTTTTTCCAGCTTCAAACACAACTACGAAAGATGAAATGATTCATAATTTGCGGTATTTAAAGCCAGTTTCTTCCTTTAGAAGCAAATACGATTATGACAACTTACTGTATATTGTAGCTGGCGAAATAGTTGCAAGAATTTCTGGAAAAGGTTATGACGACTATATTTCTGAAAACTTTTTTAAACCCTTGAAAATGGAGCGTTCGTTTCTTTCAATTCCAAAAATTAAAGCAGACGACAATAGAATAGACGGCCACGCCCCGGTAAATGGAAAACTGGAATTAACAGCCGATACCTTTACGCAAATTGCTACTCCAGCGGCCGGAATCTATGCTTCAATTAACGATATGTGTACTTGGGTGCAGGCACAACTGAACGAGGGAAAATACGGCGAAGAACTTCAAAAAAGTCTTTTCAGCAAAAAAGTACACAACGAAATGTGGACGCCCCAAACTATTGTACGAGGCGGGAGAGGAGCGTATAATACACATTTTACGGCTTATGGGTTGGGTTGGTTTTTAAGTGATGTTAATGGCTACTTTCAAGTTACGCATACAGGAGGCCTACTTGGAATTGTAAGCCAAGTAACACTGCTTCCCGAATTAAATTTAGGCATAATTGTTCTTACCAACCAACAAAGTGGTGCGGCTTTTAGAGCTATTACCAACTCAATAAAAGACGGCTATTTTAATATTAAAAACAAGGATAGGATTGAGCAATATAACGAACGACGCTTGGCTGGCGAACGCAGGGAAGACAGCATTACCAAGCAAGTAGCTGCAGATATAAAAGCTTCCTTAAATAGCAAAACACCAAAACCCAGCACTAAAAACATTGTAGGCACGTATAAAGATCCGTGGTTTGGCGGCGTACAGATCAGCGACCAGAATGGTACACTACGCTTTAGCGCAGAAAAGGCATTGGATTTAAAAGGTGAAATGATTTTTTATAAAGGAACTACATACGTGGTTCGTTGGGATGATCCCGCGCTAAAAGCCGATGCTTTTTTAAATTTTACTTTTAATACTGAAGGTAAAGCAAATGGATTTACCCTCAGCGCCATTTCGCCACTTACCGATTTTAGTTATGACTATCAGGACTTGGAGTTTACCCGGATAAAATAG
- a CDS encoding TVP38/TMEM64 family protein yields MTNTRKATKRLPLYLSLIFIAILVVCYFTIPEVKQFFTQAWNVLTSDDEARIQKWVEGFGWFGPLVLVLAMIAQMFLIVIPTILLMIVTILAYGPIWGSLLILIAVFSASSVGYLIGKYVGTQIIVNLLGNTTMKKVSSFLKEYGFWAVVITRVNPFLSNDAISFVAGVLKMNYWRFITATLLGITPLTILIAIVGKNINTLKSGLLWASIGSLILFIIYIWWDKKRKTTN; encoded by the coding sequence ATGACCAATACACGTAAAGCGACAAAAAGGCTGCCGCTCTATCTTTCACTTATTTTTATTGCCATATTAGTGGTTTGTTATTTTACAATACCGGAAGTAAAACAATTTTTTACCCAAGCTTGGAATGTACTTACAAGCGATGACGAAGCCCGCATTCAAAAGTGGGTTGAAGGCTTTGGTTGGTTTGGACCACTTGTGCTTGTTTTAGCAATGATTGCACAAATGTTTTTGATAGTCATTCCCACCATTTTGCTAATGATTGTTACTATTTTGGCCTACGGACCTATTTGGGGAAGCTTACTAATTTTAATTGCCGTATTCTCGGCTTCATCCGTAGGATATTTAATTGGTAAATATGTAGGAACGCAAATTATAGTGAATCTTTTAGGAAATACGACCATGAAAAAAGTAAGTTCTTTTTTAAAAGAATATGGGTTTTGGGCCGTTGTAATTACTCGTGTAAATCCTTTTCTCTCTAACGATGCCATTAGCTTTGTAGCCGGCGTATTAAAAATGAATTATTGGCGATTTATAACAGCAACCTTGCTGGGAATTACGCCCCTAACAATATTAATTGCTATTGTAGGAAAAAATATAAATACTTTAAAATCTGGCTTGTTGTGGGCTTCAATAGGAAGTTTAATACTTTTTATAATTTATATTTGGTGGGATAAAAAGCGAAAAACAACAAATTGA
- a CDS encoding Na(+)-translocating NADH-quinone reductase subunit F, whose amino-acid sequence MKTTKRLDNALTKLYVAFHENMLNPECCMHCAVGNICNNTDSWKHLSDAHGSLQLNYVGLVHEKLGRKFYGYSPLELLNIEAEFLKGCGYTLPLNYRNSKPKNPTSKDTLLKGLSAATAYLCKLDNVQNVMDYSSLFITEKPNTISKQLARV is encoded by the coding sequence ATGAAAACTACAAAAAGATTAGACAATGCTCTAACTAAACTCTATGTTGCGTTTCATGAAAATATGCTAAATCCAGAATGCTGTATGCACTGTGCAGTGGGTAATATTTGTAATAATACCGATAGCTGGAAGCACCTCAGCGACGCGCATGGATCGTTGCAATTAAATTATGTTGGTTTGGTACATGAAAAATTAGGGCGAAAATTTTACGGGTACTCTCCTTTAGAACTTTTAAATATTGAAGCAGAGTTTTTAAAGGGCTGCGGCTATACACTTCCTTTAAATTATAGAAACAGTAAGCCCAAAAATCCCACTTCAAAAGACACTTTATTAAAGGGTCTTTCGGCTGCTACCGCGTATTTGTGTAAGCTAGATAACGTACAAAACGTGATGGATTATTCTTCATTATTTATTACGGAAAAGCCAAATACTATAAGCAAACAGCTTGCGCGGGTTTAA
- a CDS encoding cation:proton antiporter regulatory subunit — translation MIAAITLFLVVALSALITKIATIALIHTGLSTQSARFQARSAYTGAGFTTSESEKIMNHPVRRKIIFNLMLIGNAGIVTVMSSLILTFVLPDTLTSKLYGLAIVVLGLSLIWWAIKSEWVDRVLSKIINRMLKKYTDLDILDYAAVLHLKDDYKISERKVAEDSWMANKTLMELDLRHEGITVLGIYRADCDYIGSPTGSFEILPRDVLTIYGKAEVIKNLYSRKRDFVASMAHKEYVAKENKRIEKQSADRNQANN, via the coding sequence ATGATTGCAGCAATAACATTATTTTTGGTCGTGGCCCTTTCAGCTTTAATTACAAAAATTGCAACTATTGCATTAATCCACACGGGTCTTTCTACTCAAAGCGCGCGGTTTCAAGCGCGTTCGGCTTATACTGGCGCGGGATTTACCACTTCAGAATCCGAAAAAATTATGAACCATCCTGTTCGTAGAAAAATCATTTTCAATTTAATGTTAATTGGTAATGCGGGAATTGTTACAGTTATGTCGTCTCTTATATTAACTTTTGTCTTACCCGATACATTAACTTCAAAATTATATGGGTTGGCAATTGTTGTTTTGGGGTTAAGCCTTATTTGGTGGGCCATTAAAAGCGAATGGGTAGATCGAGTTCTTTCAAAGATTATAAATAGAATGCTAAAAAAATACACCGATTTAGATATACTCGATTACGCAGCAGTACTTCACTTAAAAGACGATTATAAAATTAGTGAACGCAAAGTTGCCGAAGACAGTTGGATGGCAAATAAAACGCTCATGGAACTGGATTTAAGGCATGAAGGCATAACGGTTTTAGGAATTTATCGAGCCGATTGCGATTATATTGGGTCGCCAACGGGGAGTTTTGAAATATTACCCCGCGATGTGTTAACTATTTATGGCAAGGCTGAGGTGATAAAAAATTTGTATTCCCGAAAAAGGGATTTTGTGGCATCTATGGCCCATAAAGAATATGTGGCAAAAGAAAATAAACGAATTGAAAAACAAAGTGCAGATCGGAACCAAGCCAATAATTAA
- a CDS encoding GNAT family N-acetyltransferase: MKISIASYKLLNHLLIHYFSSMDTSLHYNIRPARAEDYKQVAPLIVQAMEDLACTFANTNSPEKAVPLFEYFFQQPANQYSFEHTLVYAEENIIMGSITCYNGALLPKYRVPFMAYIADKYNVTDLKIEDETIPGEVYIDTVSVSPNHQGKGIGKKLLAAAIQKAKFEGHEKIGLLVDFKNPNAKKLYLALGFKSVGKKQLGSNVYEHLQRPL; this comes from the coding sequence TTGAAGATTTCAATTGCTTCTTACAAACTTTTAAATCACTTATTGATTCATTATTTTTCCTCTATGGATACTAGCTTGCATTATAATATACGCCCGGCTCGAGCCGAAGATTACAAACAAGTAGCACCGTTAATTGTGCAAGCGATGGAAGATTTGGCGTGTACTTTTGCCAATACAAATTCTCCTGAAAAAGCAGTTCCCCTATTTGAATATTTTTTTCAGCAACCTGCCAATCAGTACAGTTTTGAACATACTTTGGTATATGCCGAAGAAAATATTATAATGGGTTCCATTACGTGCTATAATGGCGCGTTATTGCCTAAATACAGAGTTCCTTTTATGGCGTATATAGCCGATAAGTACAATGTAACCGACTTAAAAATTGAAGACGAAACCATTCCCGGAGAAGTTTATATAGATACGGTAAGCGTATCGCCAAACCATCAAGGGAAAGGAATTGGCAAAAAATTATTGGCAGCGGCAATACAGAAAGCTAAATTTGAAGGACACGAAAAAATAGGATTGCTGGTAGATTTTAAGAATCCAAATGCCAAAAAACTTTATCTAGCTTTGGGGTTTAAAAGTGTAGGCAAAAAACAACTTGGCAGCAATGTTTACGAACATTTACAGCGCCCATTATAA